Proteins from one Gemmatimonadales bacterium genomic window:
- the icd gene encoding NADP-dependent isocitrate dehydrogenase — translation MSTGSPITMGADGRLVVPNDPIIPFIEGDGTGPDIWKASQHVFDQAVSKAYGTKRRIAWVEVLAGEKAKNQVDSWLPDETLSVIRERLVAIKGPLTTPVGGGIRSLNVALRQQLDLYACLRPVRWFEGVPSPVKRPQDVDMVIFRENTEDIYAGIEYRAGTPEVAKLRDFLINEMGVKSIRFPATSSLGIKPVSEEGSKRLVRAAIDYAIANGRKSVTLVHKGNIMKFTEGGFRDWGYELARQEYGGKELDGGPWLELPGGLVIKDVIADAFLQQILTRPAEYDVIATLNLNGDYVSDALAAQVGGIGIAPGANINYVTGHAIFEATHGTAPKYANQDKVNPGSVILSGEMMLRYLGWTEAADRIIASLDKTIAQKRVTYDFHRLMDGATLLKTSEFAEAMVENL, via the coding sequence ATGAGCACCGGAAGCCCGATTACGATGGGCGCCGATGGGCGCCTGGTTGTGCCGAACGACCCGATCATTCCGTTCATCGAGGGCGACGGCACCGGCCCTGACATCTGGAAAGCCTCGCAGCATGTCTTCGATCAGGCCGTGAGCAAGGCGTACGGTACCAAGCGGCGGATCGCCTGGGTCGAGGTCCTCGCGGGTGAAAAGGCCAAGAACCAGGTCGACAGCTGGCTGCCGGACGAGACCCTCTCCGTCATTCGTGAGCGGCTGGTTGCCATCAAGGGTCCGCTGACGACGCCGGTGGGTGGCGGGATCCGTTCGCTCAACGTCGCGCTCCGCCAGCAGCTCGACCTCTATGCCTGCCTGCGCCCGGTGCGCTGGTTCGAGGGGGTGCCCTCGCCGGTCAAGCGACCCCAGGATGTCGATATGGTGATCTTCCGTGAGAACACGGAGGACATCTATGCGGGTATCGAGTACCGGGCCGGCACGCCCGAAGTTGCCAAGCTTCGCGATTTCCTGATCAACGAGATGGGCGTCAAGAGCATTCGCTTTCCCGCGACGAGCTCGCTCGGCATCAAGCCGGTCTCGGAAGAAGGCAGCAAGCGCCTGGTGCGCGCGGCCATCGACTACGCCATCGCGAACGGCCGGAAGAGTGTGACCCTGGTGCACAAGGGCAACATCATGAAGTTCACCGAGGGTGGCTTCCGGGACTGGGGCTACGAGCTGGCGCGCCAGGAGTATGGCGGCAAGGAGCTCGACGGCGGCCCCTGGCTCGAGCTGCCCGGTGGCCTGGTGATCAAGGATGTGATTGCGGACGCATTCCTGCAGCAGATCCTGACCCGGCCGGCGGAGTACGACGTGATTGCCACCCTCAACCTGAACGGCGACTACGTCTCGGACGCGCTTGCCGCGCAGGTGGGCGGCATCGGGATCGCGCCGGGGGCCAACATCAATTACGTCACCGGTCATGCCATCTTCGAGGCGACCCACGGCACCGCCCCCAAGTACGCCAATCAGGACAAGGTCAATCCCGGCTCGGTCATCCTGTCAGGCGAAATGATGCTTCGGTACCTGGGCTGGACCGAGGCTGCGGATCGGATCATCGCGTCGCTCGACAAGACCATTGCGCAGAAGCGGGTGACCTACGATTTCCATCGTCTGATGGATGGGGCCACGCTGCTCAAGACCAGCGAGTTTGCAGAGGCCATGGTCGAGAACCTCTGA
- a CDS encoding zf-HC2 domain-containing protein, whose product MSHLDEGMLHMLLDGEVSSADLPAVERHLAQCRDCQARLEEARAFRDEAFGLIESLDEADGLEPISGIADRSAIAASPAASATPPAAARQDTPPLQSLAAAKPAGSTSAPADRGRHRAWSRWGRPLAWAATIVVAVGLGYSWRGQRSVIQTSPGAQTAIAEGVAADQRVLADSSPRDAAEPTAVAPPLAQRRAAAPAQPSEPASAELRADTRKESAPLAAASPQAADRESAKVAPAPAPPAPESAPLNRMAAARARTSDTTRVLPIERPIALSEVVTAGVAPRAPSISADSAIRLLGGSLLLIEGWNPDRYELMDRTVRVVYQTPFGDVALEQWRTDRTVGHQLITPSSAPTDSVAAWRNRIR is encoded by the coding sequence ATGTCGCATCTTGACGAGGGAATGCTCCACATGCTGCTCGACGGCGAGGTATCCTCAGCCGACCTGCCGGCGGTCGAGCGACACCTGGCTCAGTGCCGCGACTGTCAGGCGCGCCTGGAGGAAGCGCGGGCCTTTCGCGATGAGGCGTTCGGGCTGATCGAGTCGCTCGACGAAGCGGATGGGTTGGAACCGATCAGCGGCATCGCCGACCGATCCGCCATCGCGGCTTCGCCCGCCGCCAGCGCCACACCGCCCGCCGCCGCCAGGCAGGACACGCCCCCGCTCCAGTCTCTCGCCGCTGCCAAGCCGGCGGGCTCGACATCCGCGCCAGCCGATCGGGGACGGCATCGCGCCTGGTCCCGCTGGGGCCGGCCGCTGGCCTGGGCGGCGACCATTGTCGTTGCTGTCGGGCTCGGATACAGCTGGCGCGGCCAGCGCAGCGTGATCCAGACCAGCCCCGGCGCCCAGACGGCAATCGCGGAGGGCGTGGCGGCGGATCAACGGGTGCTTGCCGACTCGAGCCCCCGTGATGCAGCCGAACCGACTGCGGTGGCTCCACCGTTGGCCCAGCGCCGCGCAGCGGCTCCTGCCCAGCCGTCAGAGCCGGCATCGGCCGAGCTGCGCGCAGATACCCGGAAAGAATCCGCTCCGCTGGCTGCAGCCTCACCTCAGGCCGCCGATCGCGAATCGGCCAAGGTGGCTCCGGCCCCCGCCCCGCCAGCTCCGGAGTCGGCCCCGCTCAACCGGATGGCCGCGGCCCGCGCCCGGACCAGCGATACGACCCGAGTGCTCCCGATCGAGCGGCCCATCGCGCTGTCGGAGGTGGTCACGGCCGGCGTTGCCCCGCGGGCGCCTTCGATCTCGGCCGATTCCGCGATTCGCCTGCTGGGCGGCTCGCTGCTCCTGATCGAGGGCTGGAACCCCGATCGCTATGAACTGATGGATCGAACCGTTCGGGTCGTCTATCAGACGCCGTTCGGCGACGTTGCCCTCGAGCAGTGGCGCACCGATCGCACGGTTGGCCACCAGCTGATCACGCCGTCATCGGCCCCGACCGATTCCGTAGCGGCGTGGCGCAATCGCATCAGGTAG
- a CDS encoding sigma-70 family RNA polymerase sigma factor translates to MTEYVAELFLQYHASLVRMLHRRTGDRERAEELAQEVFARAVAAPPRNPRPWLFAVALNLVREEGRRAVRQGRRLELYRDEQPATAPAPDEELLREEKVGRIREALATLSDRDREALLLQAEGFSYDEIAEATGLARGAVGTTLSRARRRLVESYREREGQRDVAS, encoded by the coding sequence ATGACGGAATACGTCGCTGAACTCTTCCTTCAGTACCATGCCTCCCTGGTGCGCATGCTTCATCGCCGCACGGGAGACCGGGAACGCGCCGAGGAACTGGCACAGGAGGTGTTCGCCCGCGCCGTGGCCGCCCCGCCGCGAAATCCGCGGCCGTGGCTCTTTGCCGTGGCGCTCAACCTGGTGCGGGAAGAGGGGCGGCGCGCCGTGCGTCAGGGTCGCCGCCTCGAGCTGTACCGCGATGAACAGCCAGCCACCGCGCCCGCGCCGGACGAGGAACTGCTCCGGGAGGAAAAGGTGGGTCGGATCCGTGAGGCGCTTGCTACGCTATCCGATCGGGACCGCGAGGCCCTCCTGCTGCAGGCTGAAGGATTCAGCTACGACGAAATCGCCGAGGCCACGGGTCTGGCCCGCGGTGCGGTTGGCACGACGCTCTCACGAGCCCGGCGCCGGCTGGTGGAGAGTTATCGGGAACGGGAGGGACAGCGCGATGTCGCATCTTGA